GCCAAGCACCATTTCAAGGGTCTTGATATTACGTCCCTCTTTGCCAATGATCCTACCTTTTAGCTCATCGTTTTTAATATTTACGACATTTATCAGACGCTCAGCCGCAAATTCTCCAGCAAATCTTGACGTAGCCTGCGCCAAGATGTAATTAACTCTCTTTTTAGCCTCTCTTTTAGCCTCTTCTTCATATTTTCTGACGATGTGAGCGATATCTGCACGAGATTTTTCCTCTACTTTTTTTAGCACAACTTCTCTAGCCTCTTCTTCTGTTAAGCCAGCTGCGTGCTCAAGTACCCTAATAGCCTCTTCTACTTTATTTTGATAAGCAGCCTTTAAATTTAACCCCTCTTCGTAAGTTATCTTTGCGTCTTGCTTATCTTTTTCAAAAAGCTCTTTACTTTCGTTTAAAAGCTCTTGCTCATTTAGCAAAATTTTCTCTTTTTTGGCTAGTTCATCAAATTTACTCGCATACTCTTTTTGAAGCTTTGTTGTTTTGTCATCGTATCTTTTTTTAGCCTCAAATTCAGCCTCTTGTACTGAAATTTTAGAATTTTTAAGCGTTAGTTCAGCTTCGTACTCGATAGCTTTTGCCTTTGCTTTTGCTTGTTCTAAGAAGATGTTGTAGTTTGCATCATTTATCTTTTTAGCGTATAGATACCCTGCTCCAACGCCCGCCACACCGGCTCCTAAGCCTATTAAAACCTCTATCATTTATTCCTCTTTTTATATAATTTTTATTTGGGGTTATATAAAAGTCTGCTACCGCGTCTTGTGCATTTGAAAGCACATCTTTGGTGTAAAAGTCTTTTATCTCAAGAAAAACTATCCGTTTTGGCTTAATAGGCAAAGAGTCAAAAAATCTATCATAAAATCCTTTTCCATGCCCTATCCTAGCCATAGCTCCATCCACCCCAATCGCTGGAACTACTGCCATATCAAGTCTAACATTATCCATTTTTTTGCCAGATGGCTGTCTGACGTTAAATTTATAAGTTATAAATGGCAATCGCAATCTTACCATCTTTAAGCTAAGACCTACCATAAAAGGGGCAAAAATTTCACATTTACGTAATAAATTTCGTTTGATTTTAAGCACATCGACCTCGTAGTTAAGCGGCAAATAAAACAATACTTTCTTGGAATTTGTAAAATTTATCAAATTTAAAAGAGTTTTTGTAGCTTTATAATGTGAGCATTTAGCCTTAAATTTAGTAAGTTGTATCAAATTTGCTCTTGCATTTTTTCTAAATTCATTTTTTTCTAAATTAACGCTCATTTTATGCTCTTTCTTGTATAATCCTGAAATCTTATTCAAAAGGAAATTTATGACATTAAAACGAGCAATTATAACATCACTTTGCCTTTTTGCCTTTTTTGGATGTGGCGACGAGAACAAGCAAAAAAACGAGCAAAATACAAGCGAACAAACGCAAGGCAAAATTTTAGATAAAAATGCTAGCAAAGATGAAAATTTAAGCAAAGACTCACTCACTCCAAAAATGAGTGAAAATGCCCAAGAAAACGAGATAAAAGAGATAAATCTAAAGCTGCTAAGTGGCACAACTATGCAGATTACAAAAAGAAGCAATGGCTTTGACGTAAAAGATGGTAAAAAAGCGACTCTTTACGTATTTTTCGCCACTTGGTGCCCTCCTTGCAAGGCTGAGATCCCACACTTAAATAACCTAAGCGAGAAATTTAAAAACGAACTAGATATCGTTGGTGTGCTACTTGAAGACAAAAGTGAAGATGAGGTGAAAGATTTTGCTCAAAAATATAAAATCAAATACGAAGTCGCAGTTGGTGAGGGAAATTTTTTATTTGAAAAAGCGA
This genomic interval from Campylobacter concisus contains the following:
- a CDS encoding 5-formyltetrahydrofolate cyclo-ligase encodes the protein MSVNLEKNEFRKNARANLIQLTKFKAKCSHYKATKTLLNLINFTNSKKVLFYLPLNYEVDVLKIKRNLLRKCEIFAPFMVGLSLKMVRLRLPFITYKFNVRQPSGKKMDNVRLDMAVVPAIGVDGAMARIGHGKGFYDRFFDSLPIKPKRIVFLEIKDFYTKDVLSNAQDAVADFYITPNKNYIKRGINDRGFNRLRSRCGGRWSRVSIR
- a CDS encoding TlpA family protein disulfide reductase, which gives rise to MTLKRAIITSLCLFAFFGCGDENKQKNEQNTSEQTQGKILDKNASKDENLSKDSLTPKMSENAQENEIKEINLKLLSGTTMQITKRSNGFDVKDGKKATLYVFFATWCPPCKAEIPHLNNLSEKFKNELDIVGVLLEDKSEDEVKDFAQKYKIKYEVAVGEGNFLFEKAMGGIKGLPASALFKANGDYVQGYIGLVPEEMLENDINRATK